A single window of Granulicella mallensis MP5ACTX8 DNA harbors:
- a CDS encoding substrate-binding domain-containing protein yields the protein MAPKTKTKRLYLIPVLTKALDILELLQNENQPMVLETIHKRTKISKTTVYRILKTLVHRGYVGQTADRHYRHIARPKKLRFGFGSQSAEMPFSEAVTVSLKEAAAAVGVDLLVLDNRYNAETAIENAETFIRERVDVIIEFQVDEHAAPIIADKIAEAKIPLIAVDIPHPHATYLGIDNYRAGREAGGVLAEFAQQRWDGEIDWMVGLDLAEAGQLVQSRITGAFEGVKTRLPNLPVECFVRIDGRGMRDISYKVVLDFLKRHPKDKHILIAAANDTSAMGAIAAIRDLDREKHVAIVGQDCLEEMLIEMQRPGSPAIASISHEVGLYGPRLIDLGLALLRGETVAPYNYVEHRAITADRAGRVLEADAGLTVAAAASQAGGENKSAPKRSPKLKQGAARKTS from the coding sequence ATGGCGCCCAAGACAAAGACCAAGCGGCTGTACCTGATTCCTGTACTCACCAAGGCTCTCGATATCCTTGAGCTTCTGCAGAATGAAAACCAGCCGATGGTGCTGGAGACGATCCACAAGCGCACCAAGATCTCAAAGACGACGGTCTATCGAATTCTGAAGACCCTGGTGCATCGGGGCTACGTTGGGCAGACGGCGGACCGGCACTACCGGCACATCGCACGGCCCAAGAAGCTGCGCTTCGGCTTCGGCAGCCAGAGTGCGGAGATGCCATTCTCCGAAGCTGTGACCGTTAGCCTGAAGGAAGCGGCAGCGGCGGTCGGCGTCGATTTGCTGGTGCTGGATAACCGCTATAACGCAGAGACAGCTATTGAGAATGCGGAGACGTTTATCCGCGAGCGCGTCGACGTCATCATCGAGTTCCAGGTGGACGAGCACGCAGCGCCGATTATTGCCGACAAGATCGCCGAGGCGAAGATCCCCCTGATTGCAGTGGATATTCCGCATCCTCATGCGACGTACCTGGGCATCGACAACTACCGTGCGGGTCGCGAGGCAGGCGGGGTGCTGGCGGAGTTTGCGCAGCAGCGCTGGGACGGCGAGATCGACTGGATGGTGGGGCTCGATCTTGCGGAGGCCGGGCAACTGGTGCAGAGCCGCATCACCGGGGCGTTTGAGGGCGTGAAGACGCGGCTGCCCAATCTGCCCGTCGAATGCTTCGTGCGGATCGACGGCAGGGGAATGCGCGACATCAGCTACAAGGTGGTCCTCGACTTTTTGAAGCGCCACCCGAAGGACAAGCACATCCTGATTGCGGCGGCGAACGATACGAGCGCGATGGGCGCTATCGCGGCCATTCGCGATCTGGACCGTGAGAAGCACGTGGCCATTGTGGGACAGGATTGCCTGGAGGAGATGTTGATCGAGATGCAACGGCCGGGAAGCCCGGCGATTGCTTCGATCTCTCACGAGGTGGGGCTCTATGGTCCAAGGCTGATTGACCTTGGCTTGGCTCTGCTGCGCGGAGAGACAGTGGCTCCATACAACTATGTGGAGCATCGGGCTATTACGGCGGACCGTGCGGGTCGTGTGCTGGAAGCGGATGCTGGCCTTACCGTGGCGGCCGCGGCTTCGCAGGCGGGCGGCGAGAATAAATCCGCGCCGAAGCGCAGCCCGAAGTTGAAGCAGGGCGCGGCGCGGAAGACGTCGTAG
- a CDS encoding bifunctional rhamnulose-1-phosphate aldolase/short-chain dehydrogenase: MTTSNKLHFLEDRWDEAVASKLDAPELLRYRSNLLGSDLRLTNFGGGNTSSKIEEIDPLDGQKKTVLWVKGSGGDLGSIKRSGFATLYLDKVLSLAKSYKGVEFEDEIVSMYPLCTFNNNPTAASIDTPLHGFLPAPHVDHLHPDWAIALAASANGKEKMEEFNQRFGHKMVWVPWQRPGFELAMMLQKAVAATPGCDGVVLGGHGLFTWGQTQRESYLNTITIIDQLGQFIQEHAAKKGPSFSGARYSSHEERKSLAVQLMPAIRGRVSAKQRVIGSFTDAPDVLAFVNSNSAKQLAHLGTSCPDHFIRTKIRPLFIDWNPTGSITDLEAKLDEALETYRAEYAEYYKAHAAPESPAMRDASPTVVLVPGVGMFSFGKNKAESRITGEFYINAIHVMEGAGSMDEGKLPAELPQAGCAPTSAFSVHENYVALPPSEAFRIEYWALEEAKIRRQPPEKELSRRVVLVVGGASGIGRETVLLAAERGAHIVVADLSLEAAQKVADEAKAIGGKECAVAAAIDIRKRDAIKSALDATIAAFGGIDILVNTAAIFPTSPDGIITDAQWGVTLEINVTANYLLTDEAQKVFKAQGIPGSVVLTSSANAVVAKRGSEAYDVSKAALSHLVRELAITYSPLLRVNGISPATVVKGSTMFPRDRVKASLTKYGIPFDESGSDDEIRNLLAAFYAKRTLTHVPIDPKDCAEAILFVGGPKAPVTTGHLIPVDGGLTEAYLR; encoded by the coding sequence ATGACAACCTCGAACAAACTCCACTTCCTCGAAGACCGCTGGGATGAAGCCGTAGCTTCCAAGCTCGACGCTCCAGAGTTGTTGCGCTACCGCTCGAATCTGCTGGGCTCCGACCTGCGACTGACGAACTTCGGTGGGGGCAACACGAGCTCGAAGATCGAAGAGATCGATCCGCTCGACGGGCAGAAGAAGACGGTGCTCTGGGTCAAGGGTTCCGGCGGCGATCTGGGCAGCATCAAGCGCTCCGGCTTTGCGACGCTGTACCTCGACAAGGTGCTGTCTCTGGCCAAGAGCTACAAGGGTGTTGAGTTCGAAGACGAGATCGTCTCGATGTATCCGCTCTGCACGTTCAATAACAATCCGACGGCGGCTTCGATCGACACGCCGCTGCATGGTTTTCTGCCCGCGCCGCATGTGGATCATCTGCACCCCGATTGGGCGATTGCCCTGGCTGCCTCGGCCAACGGCAAGGAGAAGATGGAAGAGTTCAACCAGCGCTTCGGCCACAAGATGGTCTGGGTGCCGTGGCAGCGTCCGGGCTTTGAGCTGGCGATGATGCTGCAGAAGGCCGTGGCGGCTACACCCGGCTGCGACGGTGTCGTACTCGGCGGACATGGTCTGTTTACGTGGGGACAGACGCAGCGCGAGAGCTATCTGAACACCATCACGATCATCGATCAGCTCGGACAGTTCATCCAGGAACACGCAGCGAAGAAGGGACCGAGCTTCAGCGGTGCGAGGTACTCGTCGCATGAAGAGCGGAAGAGTCTTGCGGTGCAGTTGATGCCTGCGATTCGCGGCCGCGTTTCGGCGAAGCAGCGGGTCATCGGCAGCTTTACGGATGCGCCGGATGTGCTCGCATTCGTGAACTCGAACTCGGCGAAGCAGCTGGCGCATCTCGGCACGAGCTGCCCGGACCACTTCATCCGCACGAAGATTCGCCCGCTGTTTATCGACTGGAATCCGACGGGGAGCATTACCGATCTCGAGGCCAAGCTGGATGAGGCTCTTGAGACCTATCGCGCCGAATATGCGGAGTACTACAAGGCCCACGCGGCGCCGGAGTCTCCGGCCATGCGCGATGCCAGTCCGACGGTGGTACTTGTGCCGGGCGTCGGTATGTTCAGCTTCGGCAAGAACAAGGCGGAGTCGCGCATTACGGGTGAGTTCTATATCAATGCCATCCACGTGATGGAAGGCGCGGGCAGTATGGACGAGGGCAAGTTGCCTGCAGAGTTGCCGCAGGCTGGTTGCGCGCCGACGTCGGCGTTCAGCGTGCATGAGAACTACGTAGCGCTTCCGCCGAGCGAGGCCTTCCGTATCGAGTACTGGGCGCTGGAAGAGGCGAAGATTCGCCGCCAGCCTCCCGAGAAGGAACTGAGCCGCCGCGTGGTCCTGGTGGTCGGCGGCGCTAGCGGCATCGGACGTGAGACCGTTCTGCTGGCCGCGGAACGCGGTGCGCACATCGTCGTTGCGGATCTTTCGCTTGAGGCTGCGCAGAAGGTTGCGGACGAAGCCAAGGCGATCGGCGGCAAGGAGTGCGCGGTGGCTGCGGCGATCGACATTCGTAAGCGCGATGCGATCAAGAGCGCCCTGGACGCGACGATCGCGGCCTTTGGCGGCATCGATATTCTAGTCAATACCGCTGCCATCTTCCCGACCTCGCCCGACGGTATTATCACGGACGCGCAGTGGGGTGTGACGCTGGAGATCAACGTTACTGCTAACTACCTGCTCACCGATGAAGCGCAGAAGGTCTTCAAGGCACAGGGAATTCCGGGCAGCGTAGTGCTGACCAGCTCAGCCAATGCGGTTGTGGCCAAGCGCGGCTCCGAAGCCTACGACGTGAGCAAGGCGGCGTTGAGCCACCTGGTGCGCGAGCTGGCGATTACGTACTCGCCGCTGCTGCGCGTGAACGGCATCAGTCCGGCTACGGTGGTTAAGGGATCGACGATGTTCCCGCGCGACCGCGTGAAGGCCTCGCTCACGAAGTATGGAATTCCGTTCGATGAGAGCGGAAGCGATGACGAGATCCGCAACCTGCTGGCGGCGTTCTATGCCAAGCGCACGCTGACGCATGTGCCCATCGATCCGAAGGACTGCGCAGAGGCGATCCTGTTTGTCGGCGGCCCCAAGGCGCCGGTGACGACGGGCCACCTGATTCCGGTGGACGGCGGCCTGACCGAGGCGTACCTGCGATGA
- a CDS encoding rhamnulokinase, with amino-acid sequence MSVDGTAATLPLPVPNDRRALVAIDLGAESCRVSLLRWLEQGPRIQLVHRFANHAVERADGLRWDLGMILEGLYVGLRQCAEIATEGVRSIAVDGWAVDYVRLDDQGTAIADPFCYRDERTVAAEPVLHERLSAERMREITGLQLLRINSVYQMFADDVEKKKHSWLNLPEYVLHRLGGRAVSELTNATHTQMVGLDGEWSSEIFAVLGQSIADAPPIVPPGTDIGRVQGELAMLPAFENTRLIAPACHDTASAIAAIPDPGDDWAYISSGTWSLVGTQLEAPVNSATAREENFTNLGGVDGTICFHKNVNGMWLLRQCIESWSTKGTTLDLPALVEASMTFGPREYVLNVDDPDLMLQGHMPERINAQLRRRGLAELSTEAKDAAEMASFLFYSLAARYAHVLHSVAEITGKRFRRLYLMGGGSQNEFLNRLTAEATGLEVLRAGTECSTLGNFAVQLATLEKTGETVSRPACVWAASLANAQQS; translated from the coding sequence ATGAGTGTGGACGGTACAGCGGCAACTCTTCCTCTTCCGGTTCCAAATGACCGACGGGCTCTGGTTGCTATCGATCTGGGAGCAGAGAGTTGCCGCGTATCGTTGCTGCGCTGGCTGGAACAGGGTCCCCGGATTCAGCTTGTCCATCGCTTTGCGAACCACGCTGTCGAACGCGCGGATGGTCTGCGGTGGGATCTCGGGATGATCCTCGAGGGGCTCTATGTTGGCCTGCGTCAATGTGCGGAGATCGCGACTGAAGGGGTACGGTCGATTGCTGTTGACGGTTGGGCCGTGGACTATGTGCGGCTCGACGATCAGGGCACGGCCATCGCCGATCCCTTTTGTTATCGCGATGAGCGTACGGTTGCGGCTGAGCCGGTATTGCACGAACGTCTCTCCGCTGAGCGGATGCGCGAGATTACGGGTCTCCAGCTTCTACGCATTAATAGCGTCTACCAGATGTTTGCCGACGATGTGGAGAAGAAGAAACACAGCTGGCTCAACCTGCCGGAGTATGTTCTGCATCGGCTTGGCGGCCGCGCGGTCTCGGAGCTTACCAATGCGACGCATACGCAGATGGTGGGCCTCGATGGCGAGTGGTCGAGTGAGATCTTCGCTGTGCTTGGGCAGTCGATAGCGGATGCGCCTCCGATTGTTCCTCCGGGAACCGACATTGGAAGAGTGCAGGGCGAGTTAGCGATGCTGCCAGCGTTTGAGAATACGCGTCTGATCGCTCCGGCGTGTCACGATACGGCTTCGGCGATTGCGGCGATTCCCGATCCGGGTGATGACTGGGCCTACATTAGTTCGGGTACGTGGTCGCTGGTGGGAACGCAGTTAGAGGCTCCGGTGAATTCGGCTACCGCGCGGGAAGAGAACTTCACCAACCTGGGCGGCGTCGATGGGACGATCTGCTTCCATAAAAACGTGAACGGCATGTGGCTTCTGCGCCAGTGCATCGAGAGCTGGAGCACAAAGGGCACGACGCTCGATCTGCCGGCATTGGTGGAGGCTTCGATGACGTTTGGCCCTCGTGAGTATGTGCTAAATGTGGATGACCCTGACCTGATGCTGCAAGGCCATATGCCGGAGCGCATCAACGCGCAGCTTCGCCGGCGCGGGTTGGCGGAGTTGAGCACCGAGGCAAAGGACGCGGCGGAGATGGCTTCGTTCCTCTTCTACAGTTTGGCGGCGCGCTACGCGCATGTGCTGCACAGCGTCGCGGAGATTACGGGCAAGCGCTTTCGGCGGCTCTACCTCATGGGCGGCGGAAGCCAGAATGAGTTCCTGAATCGCCTGACGGCTGAGGCTACGGGACTCGAAGTGTTGCGGGCGGGTACGGAGTGCTCGACCCTGGGCAACTTTGCTGTCCAGCTTGCAACCCTGGAGAAGACGGGCGAGACGGTGTCGCGACCGGCGTGCGTCTGGGCGGCTAGCCTCGCAAACGCGCAGCAGAGCTAG